From the Pseudomonas baltica genome, one window contains:
- a CDS encoding efflux RND transporter periplasmic adaptor subunit yields the protein MATASSNTAPDNNAQPQEKAAPQKKGGGKRKLMLFIVLIVVVLGGLGVWAWYELYGRFNESTDDAYVNGNVVEITPLVTGTVTSIGADDGDLVHAGQVLLQFDPADAKIALQNAQANLAKAVRQVRGLYSNVDGMKAQVNARRSDVQKAQDNFNRRRSLAAGGAISQEELSHAQDDLSSAQSALNNALQQLASTSALVDATVISDHPDVQVAAAQLRDAYLANARTTLIAPVTGYVAKRTVQLGQRIQPGTATMAVIPLNQLWIDANFKETQLRNMRIGQTVEIESDIYGSDIKYSGTIDSLGAGTGSAFALLPAQNATGNWIKIVQRVPVRIHINADELARHPLRIGLSTVVDVDLHDQSGPVLAQQPPQKASFTTNVYDQQLGEADAMIARLIRDNSAAGSTAQR from the coding sequence ATGGCTACTGCCTCTTCCAATACTGCTCCCGACAATAACGCCCAGCCGCAAGAGAAAGCCGCACCGCAGAAAAAAGGCGGCGGCAAGCGCAAGCTGATGCTGTTTATCGTGCTGATCGTGGTCGTGCTCGGCGGCCTTGGCGTCTGGGCCTGGTACGAACTCTACGGGCGCTTCAACGAAAGCACCGATGACGCCTACGTCAACGGCAACGTGGTAGAAATTACCCCGCTGGTCACCGGCACCGTCACCAGCATCGGCGCCGACGACGGTGACCTGGTGCACGCCGGGCAAGTGCTGCTGCAGTTCGATCCGGCCGACGCAAAGATCGCCCTGCAAAACGCCCAGGCCAATCTGGCCAAGGCCGTGCGCCAGGTGCGCGGGCTGTACAGCAACGTCGACGGCATGAAAGCGCAGGTCAATGCGCGCCGTTCCGACGTGCAAAAGGCTCAGGACAACTTCAACCGCCGTCGCAGCCTGGCTGCGGGCGGGGCGATTTCCCAGGAAGAACTGTCCCATGCGCAGGACGACCTGAGCTCGGCCCAGAGCGCGTTGAACAATGCCTTGCAACAACTGGCCAGCACTTCGGCACTGGTGGATGCCACGGTGATTTCCGACCATCCGGACGTGCAGGTTGCGGCCGCGCAACTGCGTGACGCCTACCTGGCCAATGCGCGGACCACCCTGATCGCGCCGGTCACCGGTTACGTCGCCAAGCGCACCGTGCAGCTGGGCCAACGCATTCAGCCGGGCACCGCGACCATGGCCGTGATCCCGCTGAACCAGTTGTGGATCGATGCCAATTTCAAGGAAACCCAGCTGCGTAACATGCGCATCGGCCAGACCGTCGAGATCGAATCCGACATCTACGGCAGCGACATCAAGTACAGCGGCACCATCGACAGCCTCGGCGCCGGTACCGGCAGCGCGTTCGCCTTGTTGCCGGCACAGAACGCCACGGGTAACTGGATCAAGATCGTCCAGCGGGTGCCGGTACGTATTCACATCAATGCCGACGAGCTGGCCAGGCACCCATTGCGTATCGGTCTGTCGACGGTGGTCGATGTCGACCTGCACGACCAGAGTGGTCCGGTACTGGCGCAGCAACCGCCGCAAAAGGCGTCGTTCACCACCAATGTCTACGACCAGCAACTGGGTGAGGCCGACGCCATGATCGCCCGTCTGATCCGTGACAACAGCGCCGCTGGCAGCACCGCCCAGCGCTGA
- the acnB gene encoding bifunctional aconitate hydratase 2/2-methylisocitrate dehydratase — translation MLEAYRKHIEERAAQGIVPQPLNAEQTAGLVELLKNPPAGEESVLVDLITNRVPPGVDEAAYVKAGFLSALAKGEVTSPLIDKKRATELLGTMQGGYNIATLVELLDDADLASVAAEQLKHTLLMFDAFHDVAEKAKNGNAHAQGVLQSWADGEWFKKRPTLADKISLRVFKVTGETNTDDLSPAPDAWSRPDIPLHALAMLKMARDGIVPDVQGSIGPMKQIAQMYGDGFPVAYVGDVVGTGSSRKSATNSVLWFFGDDIPFVPNKRAGGFCFGSKIAPIFYNTMEDAGALPIEFDVSNINMGDVIDLYPHQGKVCKHDSDEVITTFELKTPVLLDEVRAGGRIPLIVGRGLTDKARAELGLGPTDLFKLPEAPVDTGKGFTLAQKMVGKACGLPADKGVRPGTYCEPKMTTVGSQDTTGPMTRDELKDLACLGFSADLVMQSFCHTAAYPKPIDVTTHHTLPDFIRTRGGVSLRPGDGIIHSWLNRMLLPDTVGTGGDSHTRFPIGISFPAGSGLVAFAAATGVMPLDMPESVLVRFKGKLNPGITLRDLVHAIPYYGIQNGLLTVEKKGKINAFSGRILEIEGLDDLTVEQAFELSDASAERSAAGCTIKLPEKAIAEYLKSNITLLRWMISEGYGDTRTMERRAQAMEAWIAKPDLLSADADAEYAEIIEIDLADIKEPVLCAPNDPDDARLLSSVQGQKIDEVFIGSCMTNIGHFRAAGKLLEKVKGQLPTRLWLSPPTKMDAHQLTEEGYYGIYGKAGARMEMPGCSLCMGNQARVEPNSTVVSTSTRNFPNRLGDGANVYLASAELAAVASILGKLPTVEEYMEYAASIDSMAADVYRYLSFDQIAEFREAAANANIPVVQA, via the coding sequence GTGCTTGAAGCCTACCGCAAACACATTGAAGAGCGTGCCGCCCAGGGTATCGTGCCCCAGCCGCTTAACGCCGAACAAACTGCAGGCCTGGTCGAGCTGCTGAAAAATCCCCCTGCCGGCGAAGAATCCGTACTGGTCGACCTGATCACCAACCGCGTGCCACCGGGCGTGGACGAAGCGGCCTACGTCAAGGCCGGTTTCCTGTCCGCCCTGGCTAAAGGTGAAGTCACCTCGCCCCTGATCGACAAGAAGCGCGCCACTGAACTGCTGGGCACCATGCAGGGCGGCTACAACATCGCCACCCTGGTCGAGCTGCTTGACGACGCCGACCTGGCCTCCGTCGCCGCCGAACAGCTCAAGCACACGCTGCTGATGTTCGACGCCTTCCACGACGTCGCTGAAAAAGCCAAGAACGGCAATGCCCACGCCCAAGGCGTGCTGCAATCCTGGGCTGATGGCGAGTGGTTCAAGAAGCGTCCGACCCTGGCCGACAAGATCAGCCTGCGCGTCTTCAAGGTCACCGGCGAGACCAACACCGACGACCTCTCCCCTGCTCCCGATGCCTGGTCGCGCCCCGACATCCCGCTGCACGCCCTGGCCATGCTGAAAATGGCCCGTGACGGTATCGTGCCGGACGTGCAAGGCTCCATCGGCCCGATGAAGCAGATCGCCCAGATGTACGGCGACGGCTTCCCGGTCGCCTACGTCGGCGACGTGGTCGGTACCGGCTCGTCGCGTAAATCGGCGACCAACTCCGTGCTGTGGTTCTTCGGCGACGACATCCCGTTCGTGCCGAACAAGCGCGCCGGTGGATTCTGCTTCGGCTCCAAGATCGCTCCGATCTTCTACAACACCATGGAAGACGCCGGCGCTCTGCCGATCGAATTCGACGTCAGCAACATCAACATGGGCGACGTCATCGACCTGTACCCGCACCAGGGCAAGGTCTGCAAGCACGACAGCGACGAAGTGATCACCACGTTCGAACTGAAAACCCCGGTTCTGCTGGACGAAGTCCGCGCCGGCGGCCGTATCCCGCTGATCGTCGGTCGCGGGCTGACCGACAAGGCACGGGCCGAGCTGGGCCTGGGCCCGACCGATCTGTTCAAGCTGCCTGAAGCCCCGGTCGATACCGGCAAGGGCTTCACCCTGGCGCAGAAGATGGTCGGCAAAGCGTGCGGCCTGCCCGCCGACAAGGGCGTGCGCCCTGGCACCTATTGCGAACCGAAGATGACCACCGTCGGCTCTCAGGACACCACCGGCCCGATGACCCGCGACGAGCTCAAAGACCTCGCCTGCCTGGGCTTCTCGGCCGACCTGGTGATGCAGTCGTTCTGCCACACTGCCGCCTATCCAAAGCCGATCGACGTCACCACCCACCACACCCTGCCGGATTTCATCCGCACCCGTGGCGGCGTGTCCCTGCGTCCTGGCGACGGCATCATCCACAGCTGGCTGAACCGCATGCTGCTGCCTGACACCGTCGGCACCGGCGGCGATTCGCACACCCGCTTCCCGATCGGCATCTCGTTCCCGGCCGGTTCCGGGCTGGTCGCCTTCGCCGCAGCCACTGGCGTCATGCCGCTGGACATGCCGGAGTCGGTACTGGTGCGCTTCAAAGGCAAGCTGAACCCCGGCATCACCCTGCGCGACCTGGTTCACGCGATTCCTTACTACGGCATCCAGAACGGCCTGCTGACCGTCGAGAAGAAAGGCAAGATCAACGCCTTCTCCGGCCGCATCCTGGAAATCGAAGGCCTCGACGACCTGACCGTCGAACAGGCTTTCGAGCTGTCCGACGCCTCGGCCGAACGCTCCGCTGCTGGCTGCACCATCAAGCTGCCAGAAAAAGCCATCGCCGAGTACCTGAAGTCCAACATCACCCTGCTGCGCTGGATGATCAGCGAAGGCTACGGTGACACCCGGACCATGGAACGTCGCGCGCAGGCGATGGAAGCCTGGATCGCCAAGCCGGACCTGCTGTCCGCCGACGCCGATGCCGAATACGCCGAGATCATCGAGATCGACCTGGCCGACATCAAGGAGCCGGTGCTCTGCGCGCCGAACGATCCGGACGACGCCCGCCTGCTGTCCAGCGTTCAAGGCCAGAAGATCGACGAAGTGTTCATCGGTTCGTGCATGACCAACATCGGCCACTTCCGCGCTGCGGGCAAGTTGCTGGAAAAGGTCAAAGGCCAGCTGCCAACCCGTCTGTGGCTGTCGCCACCGACCAAGATGGACGCTCACCAGCTCACCGAAGAAGGCTACTACGGCATCTACGGCAAAGCCGGCGCACGCATGGAAATGCCGGGCTGCTCGCTGTGCATGGGTAACCAGGCACGGGTAGAACCGAACTCCACCGTGGTGTCGACCTCGACCCGTAACTTCCCGAACCGTCTGGGCGATGGCGCCAACGTCTACCTGGCTTCCGCCGAACTGGCCGCCGTTGCCTCGATCCTGGGCAAGCTGCCAACGGTCGAGGAATACATGGAGTACGCCGCCAGCATCGACAGCATGGCAGCGGACGTGTACCGCTACCTGAGCTTCGACCAGATCGCCGAGTTCCGCGAGGCAGCTGCCAACGCAAACATTCCGGTGGTTCAGGCGTAA
- a CDS encoding tRNA isopentenyl-2-thiomethyl-A-37 hydroxylase MiaE, which translates to MLAEIHDFLGCRTPHAWVEAALADLTTLLLDHKNCEFKAASTALSMIARYPVHADVINMMSRLAREELVHHEQVMRLMKKRRIELQPLSAGRYASALRKQVRSHEPVKLVDTLVVGAFIEARSCERFEALVPHLDEELGRFYHGLLKSEARHYQGYLKLAYQHGDAADIAKVIERVRVAEAELIESPDPEFRFHSGVPA; encoded by the coding sequence ATGCTGGCCGAAATTCATGATTTTCTCGGTTGCCGCACGCCCCACGCCTGGGTCGAGGCCGCGCTGGCGGACCTGACCACGCTGCTGCTGGATCACAAGAACTGCGAGTTCAAGGCAGCCTCCACGGCCCTGAGCATGATCGCCCGTTACCCCGTGCACGCCGACGTGATCAACATGATGTCGCGCCTGGCCCGCGAGGAGCTGGTGCACCACGAGCAGGTCATGCGCCTGATGAAGAAGCGCAGGATTGAACTCCAGCCTCTGAGCGCAGGGCGTTATGCCTCGGCCTTGCGCAAGCAGGTGCGCAGCCATGAACCGGTCAAGCTGGTGGATACGCTGGTGGTCGGTGCCTTTATCGAAGCCCGTAGCTGCGAGCGTTTCGAAGCGCTGGTGCCGCATCTGGATGAAGAGTTGGGGCGTTTCTACCATGGTTTGCTGAAAAGCGAAGCGCGGCATTATCAAGGCTACTTGAAGCTGGCCTACCAGCACGGGGACGCGGCCGACATCGCCAAGGTCATCGAGCGAGTGCGGGTCGCTGAGGCCGAGCTGATCGAAAGCCCCGATCCGGAATTCCGCTTTCATAGCGGCGTGCCTGCCTGA
- a CDS encoding MarR family winged helix-turn-helix transcriptional regulator, producing the protein MKHFTPENFRSCTIGLLMGRSSMVKDRILDAHLEPDGVTAAQFKVLIIVQQFDVDTPAELCRYLSLDSGSMTRMLDRLEQKDLIKRRRSEADRRQIRLELTDAGQRLADRLPHIGADAMNQLVGVLEPAELADLERILMKVLVAAGDALTIARIGQMK; encoded by the coding sequence ATGAAACACTTCACTCCCGAGAACTTCCGAAGCTGCACCATCGGCCTGTTGATGGGCCGCAGCAGCATGGTCAAGGACCGTATCCTCGATGCCCATCTTGAGCCGGATGGCGTCACCGCTGCGCAATTCAAGGTGCTGATCATCGTTCAGCAATTCGATGTCGATACCCCGGCAGAGCTGTGCCGGTACCTGTCGCTGGACAGCGGCTCGATGACTCGGATGCTCGATCGTCTGGAACAAAAGGATTTGATCAAGCGCCGCCGCAGCGAAGCCGATCGCCGACAGATCCGGCTCGAGTTGACGGATGCCGGTCAGCGCCTTGCCGACCGCCTGCCGCACATTGGTGCCGACGCAATGAATCAACTGGTAGGCGTGCTCGAGCCGGCAGAATTGGCCGATCTGGAGCGCATTCTGATGAAAGTACTGGTCGCTGCCGGGGATGCCCTGACGATAGCGCGCATAGGTCAAATGAAATGA
- a CDS encoding efflux transporter outer membrane subunit → MSGTSQRLRLSLVLVAMSLAGCANFHGLDTQGKSLKAQDLKAGQSLAGITLSPAAWPKRDWWTSLGDPQLDGLIKEALRDSPDMQIASARSHQAVAAAAAADADRSPTLDADASVQRARFNREQDPLGVGEAYSTSRNIEATFNYNFDLWGGERAAWEAALGQARAAEVDRQAAALTLAADVARAYSNLGQAHIVADLAQEDLKRTGQMLSLGQRRHTAGVDSDYQLQQTESLQASSQEQAINAEKQLASARIALAVLLGKGPDRANEIARPKVLQPGVVQLPSTLPAELLGRRPDLVAARWRVEAASKDVVASKTRFYPNLNLSAAAGVQSILGDALLGGPSRFWNIAPAVSLPIFDGGRLRANLDARDADYDLAVAQYNKSLVKALGDVSDSIVQLRALNRQVEASQRAAEIAQRSYDSVSQRYGAGIGSYVDVLTIEQQLLQAQQQLASLNAERIDLSIQLMQALGGGFQDDQLAQAPSATATPTE, encoded by the coding sequence ATGAGCGGAACATCACAGCGTCTTCGCTTGAGCCTGGTGCTGGTCGCCATGAGCCTGGCCGGGTGCGCCAATTTTCACGGTCTCGACACTCAGGGCAAAAGCCTCAAGGCGCAAGACCTCAAGGCCGGTCAATCGCTGGCAGGTATCACCCTGTCGCCCGCCGCCTGGCCCAAGCGCGACTGGTGGACCAGCCTCGGCGATCCGCAGCTCGACGGCCTGATCAAGGAAGCCCTGCGCGACAGCCCGGACATGCAGATCGCCAGCGCCCGCAGCCATCAGGCAGTTGCTGCGGCCGCCGCCGCCGATGCCGATCGCAGCCCGACCCTCGATGCCGACGCCAGTGTCCAGCGCGCGCGCTTCAATCGCGAGCAGGATCCACTGGGGGTAGGTGAGGCTTATTCGACCTCGCGCAATATCGAGGCCACGTTCAACTACAACTTCGACCTCTGGGGCGGCGAGCGCGCGGCCTGGGAAGCGGCGCTGGGGCAGGCCCGCGCAGCCGAAGTCGATCGTCAGGCGGCAGCCTTGACCCTGGCCGCAGATGTCGCCCGGGCCTACAGCAATCTGGGCCAGGCGCACATCGTCGCCGACCTGGCCCAGGAGGATCTCAAACGCACCGGCCAGATGCTCAGCCTCGGTCAGCGTCGGCACACGGCCGGCGTCGACAGCGACTACCAGTTGCAGCAGACCGAAAGCCTGCAGGCCAGCTCCCAGGAGCAGGCCATCAATGCCGAGAAGCAGCTGGCCAGCGCCCGTATCGCCCTCGCCGTGCTGCTGGGCAAAGGCCCCGACCGCGCCAACGAGATCGCCCGGCCGAAGGTCTTGCAACCAGGCGTGGTGCAACTGCCGTCGACCTTGCCGGCCGAGCTGTTGGGCCGCCGTCCTGATCTGGTGGCCGCGCGCTGGCGGGTCGAGGCGGCGAGCAAGGATGTGGTGGCGAGCAAGACGCGCTTCTATCCCAACCTCAACTTGAGCGCTGCGGCTGGCGTGCAGTCGATTCTCGGAGACGCGCTGCTCGGCGGTCCGAGCCGCTTCTGGAATATCGCGCCAGCGGTGTCGCTGCCGATTTTCGACGGTGGCCGACTGCGCGCCAATCTCGATGCCCGGGACGCCGACTACGACCTGGCCGTGGCGCAGTACAACAAGAGCCTGGTCAAGGCGCTGGGTGACGTCAGCGACAGCATCGTCCAACTGCGTGCTCTGAATCGCCAGGTCGAGGCGTCGCAGCGTGCCGCAGAGATTGCCCAGCGCTCCTACGACAGCGTCAGCCAGCGCTACGGCGCGGGCATCGGCAGCTACGTCGATGTGCTGACCATCGAACAGCAATTGCTCCAGGCCCAACAACAACTGGCCAGCCTCAACGCCGAGCGGATCGACCTGTCGATCCAATTGATGCAGGCGCTGGGCGGTGGCTTCCAGGACGATCAACTCGCCCAGGCGCCTTCCGCTACCGCCACGCCGACTGAATAA
- a CDS encoding DUF1289 domain-containing protein produces MSNNSIKTPCVGLCSTVYGDLVCRGCKRFHHEVIHWNGYDEAAKRAVWLRLEQLLAQVMEAKLEVFDAGRLREQLLQRKIRFVEQQSVYCWAYQLIARGARVIVNLEAYGIVLLPEFRDWDLPQLRDAIDREFFILSEAHYERYIAPGFLEDALGANRIL; encoded by the coding sequence ATGTCCAATAACTCCATCAAAACCCCCTGCGTCGGCCTTTGCTCCACTGTTTACGGGGATCTGGTGTGCCGTGGCTGCAAGCGCTTCCATCATGAAGTGATCCACTGGAACGGTTACGACGAGGCGGCCAAGCGTGCCGTCTGGTTGCGCCTCGAACAACTGCTGGCGCAGGTGATGGAGGCCAAGCTGGAGGTGTTCGACGCGGGGCGCCTGCGCGAGCAATTGCTGCAGCGCAAGATCCGCTTCGTCGAGCAGCAGTCGGTGTATTGCTGGGCATATCAATTGATTGCGCGCGGTGCGCGAGTGATCGTCAATCTTGAAGCATATGGCATCGTGCTGCTGCCGGAGTTTCGCGACTGGGACCTGCCGCAATTGCGGGATGCCATTGATCGGGAATTCTTCATCCTGTCCGAAGCGCACTACGAGCGCTACATCGCGCCAGGCTTTCTTGAGGACGCCCTGGGCGCCAATCGAATCCTGTAG